In Dyadobacter sp. NIV53, a single window of DNA contains:
- a CDS encoding c-type cytochrome — protein sequence MAQGNAALKARSRLLLTKKDDGRLAVVKAYSPALSMTGNIGNGRNVFQKNCSTCHQIGGKSGTAYGPDLGTIRNRRPESIMGDILNPNLSIADGFDIWSIEMHAGEAVQGLIATESPTALTIKNYGGQETVIARSNIKSLKALGMSVMPAGLENQISQQEMADLLLYLKQGKDETAAH from the coding sequence ATGGCTCAGGGAAATGCAGCATTAAAAGCCCGTTCCAGATTGCTCCTGACCAAAAAAGATGATGGCCGCCTGGCAGTTGTCAAGGCTTATTCTCCGGCATTATCCATGACCGGAAATATTGGTAACGGTAGAAATGTTTTTCAGAAAAATTGTTCAACATGCCATCAGATCGGCGGTAAGTCAGGAACAGCTTATGGGCCGGATCTGGGCACAATCCGTAATCGCCGGCCAGAGTCCATAATGGGTGATATTCTCAATCCTAATTTATCCATTGCCGATGGTTTTGATATATGGTCAATAGAAATGCATGCAGGTGAAGCAGTGCAGGGACTTATTGCAACGGAATCCCCCACGGCTTTGACCATCAAAAATTACGGAGGACAGGAAACCGTCATCGCACGTTCGAACATTAAATCTTTAAAAGCACTAGGAATGTCCGTCATGCCAGCAGGACTGGAAAATCAGATCAGCCAACAGGAAATGGCAGATTTGCTGCTATACCTCAAACAGGGCAAAGACGAAACTGCGGCTCACTAA
- a CDS encoding neutral/alkaline non-lysosomal ceramidase N-terminal domain-containing protein, with amino-acid sequence MTSNLIISSVLIRPKIVFAVLYLIFLISLPSVSMAGFRASVVKVDITPTDSQYLLGYGPRKSNGVHDKIYHRIVMMDDGVTQFVIVSSDLALVSPSEYDKVAARLQKEQKISPVNLWWTFTHTHSAPEVGPPGLPSVFLGDRYKHDFDKVYTDLVEQKLIDGIAEARKKLTPAKLGTGWGFASANINRRARLADGKITLGMNPDGPVDRRIGLIRLEKEDGSLLTLIANYAMHGTVFAAVEEISADGPGIVAEYVEEKLGVPMLYINGAAGNIAPLYSQFDQPNGNRVLPQFKVMLGDKIIKANKDILAMTSDVKLRTSTLIVETPRKAGMGWTDDMVNYTRTTKEGVNLVKLPVRFLKINEDVAIWSAPLELFCEISNEIRDRSTFPFTFYFGYGNGWLGYLLTEKEYAQGGYETTVTPYSPKAGQDLTDAVMNYLQGEMKKPNQD; translated from the coding sequence ATGACTTCAAATCTTATCATATCCTCTGTTCTGATCAGGCCAAAAATAGTTTTCGCAGTTCTTTACCTTATTTTCCTTATTTCCTTGCCTTCGGTTTCAATGGCCGGTTTTCGTGCATCAGTAGTTAAGGTGGATATCACACCAACCGACTCACAATATTTACTGGGTTACGGACCACGTAAATCCAATGGGGTCCATGATAAAATTTACCACCGGATCGTGATGATGGACGATGGCGTAACCCAATTTGTGATCGTTTCCTCGGACCTTGCGCTGGTATCCCCTTCGGAATATGATAAGGTAGCAGCGCGGCTTCAGAAAGAGCAAAAAATCAGCCCTGTAAATCTTTGGTGGACTTTTACTCATACCCACTCTGCACCGGAAGTAGGCCCTCCGGGTTTGCCTTCAGTTTTCCTGGGCGACCGTTATAAACATGATTTTGACAAAGTATATACCGATCTGGTAGAACAGAAACTGATTGATGGTATTGCCGAAGCACGAAAAAAATTAACTCCTGCAAAGCTTGGAACAGGCTGGGGTTTTGCATCAGCCAACATCAACCGGCGTGCCCGGCTGGCTGACGGAAAAATTACGCTGGGCATGAATCCGGACGGCCCGGTAGACCGCCGAATCGGATTGATCCGTCTTGAAAAAGAAGACGGGAGCCTGCTTACATTGATCGCCAATTACGCCATGCACGGTACTGTATTCGCTGCTGTTGAAGAAATAAGCGCCGACGGGCCAGGTATAGTTGCTGAATATGTGGAAGAAAAACTGGGCGTTCCCATGCTTTACATCAACGGCGCGGCAGGGAATATCGCTCCGTTGTACAGCCAGTTCGATCAGCCAAACGGCAATCGTGTATTGCCACAATTTAAAGTAATGCTCGGGGATAAAATCATTAAGGCCAATAAAGATATTCTTGCGATGACCTCCGATGTAAAACTGCGTACGAGTACCCTGATCGTGGAAACACCCAGGAAAGCAGGAATGGGCTGGACAGATGACATGGTCAATTATACCCGCACTACGAAAGAGGGCGTAAATCTGGTAAAACTGCCCGTGCGTTTTCTTAAAATCAACGAGGATGTTGCTATATGGAGTGCACCGCTTGAACTTTTCTGTGAAATTTCCAATGAAATCCGCGATCGTTCAACCTTTCCTTTTACATTCTATTTCGGTTATGGAAACGGCTGGCTGGGTTATCTGCTGACCGAAAAAGAATATGCGCAGGGCGGTTATGAAACAACCGTTACCCCCTACTCTCCCAAAGCCGGCCAGGATCTTACGGATGCGGTCATGAATTACCTTCAGGGAGAAATGAAAAAACCGAACCAGGATTAA